The DNA segment CATTGCAGCAATTGTGCACTCTATCTTCCTCCTGGAAAAGGCAAGTCCTGTGGCGGATGTGTACTGTTTAAAGGTCCTGTTCGCCCTACGGGTTATTGTGCTTACTGGGCTCCCATCAACAATTAGTTATAAAACCCATAAGGATGAAGAAAGTACTTTTAATGTTGTTTTTAAGTAGCGGTTATTTTTCGGTTTCTGCGCAAAATAACCGGTCATCATCATATGCTGATAAATCCAACACCGTGGTTAAACATATTGGAGCAGCTAAGGCAACCGGTGGCGCATCGGCTGTAGTGGTTAATGAAGTAGCCCTTGCGCATACTTCACAGTTTTTACCGGTAGATAAAACCGGGCAGCTGCTGGGCAAAAATGATCCTAAAAAACAGCTGGACCAGGTTTTTGAAAACATTGGCGGGGCCCTGAAAGCTGCGGGCAGCAGCCTGGACCAGATCGTAAAGATCAACATCTGTATTGCAGATGCCGGATTGATGCCAGAGGTTAAACGCTATCTTGGCAGCCGTTTCAGTGCCGGGAAAAAGCCGGCGGTTAGTTTTGTGTCGGGCGATCTGGTCCACCCCGATGCACTTATTGGTATGGACGTAGTTGCCGTAGCCCCATCTGCAGCAACAAAGGTAAAATACCTGCAGCCTGCAAATCTATGGAGCGCCAAACAGCAGGCATCAGTTGCCATTTTACCGGCCGGAGGTGTGGTGTATGTATCGGGGCAAGCGGCACAAGGAAAAATTGCGGAAGCAACACGGGAAACACTGAAGCAGCTCGAGGCAACCTTACATCATTTAGGATTAAAAAAGGAAGACATTGTGCAGCTCAAATCATTCATTTGTCCAGCAACCGACATCCGTATTGTGGAACAGGAAATGGCGGATTTTTTTGCAGGCATGACCATTCCGCCAACTGTGTATGTCGACTGGCTCAGCACTAACCCGGTGGTCGAAATAGAGCTCATTGCTGCGGCTCCCAAAAGTTTACAAAAGCCCGGAAAGCAGATTGATTTTATTACACCTCCGGGGATGACGGCATCACCGGTATATGCCAAAGTTACCCGGGTCAATTATGGCAAAAAAGTATACTTTTCCTCATTGTATGGCGAAAATGCAACCCATGCAAAAGCAGAAGTGGCAGAGATATATACCTCGCTGGAAAAAATAGCAAAGCAGTCGGGTACCGACCTCAACCACCTGGCCAAGGCTACCTATTATGTGGCCAACGACAGTACCAGCAATGAATTAAACGAGATCAGGCCAAAGTATTATAAAGCCGATAGTCCTCCGGCAGCCTCTAAGGCTAAGGTAAAGGGGGTAGGTTTAAAAGATAAAGGGATTTGTATAGATATGATCGGCGTATGTTTTTAATAAAGAGGCTTATACCGTTGCTGTTTTTCTTTCTGCAGGCCATGCAGCTCATGGCGCAGGGCAATGATGGCGTAACTGAAGTTACACTGAAAGTAATGCCGGGTTTACAGTTTGATGTGGTCAGGTTTACGGTAAAACCAGGCGCATTGGTAAAACTCAGTTTTACCAATACAGACGATATGAGCCATAATTTATTGATCACAAAGCCCGGAAAAAGGCTGGCAGTGGTCAATGCAGCACTGCAGCTGGAGGAAAAAGGCCCGGCAATGAATTATATCCCGAAATCTTCCGATGTTTTGTGGTCTGTTCCGATACTGTCGCCTGAACAAACTAAATCCCTTAGCTTCAAAGCACCGCTGCAGGCCGGGGCATATCCTTACGTATGTACCTATCCCGGGCATGGTTTTGTGATGTATGGCGTAATGTATGTAAATGCTGAGGGTAAGATGCCGGAGCTTAAAAATGATCCAAATATCCCTCCTGCAAGACAGGAGGACAAGCTTGCTGACGCCGGTAAACACGACATGCACCATGCACACCAGCAAGAAATGCCCAAAGCAGATCATCCTTATGCAACAGTACCACCCTATTTATACCGCATATTTATGGAGGATGCCAGCCCAGCGGCCATAGCGGTCAGCTTGCCCCAAAACCTGTCCTACTGCTGGGATGCCGGTGTATGCAGGTTACGGTACGCCTGGAAAGGTGGGTTTGTAGACAATACAGCCCTATGGAAGGGACATGCCGACGCTACGGCAAAAATAATCGGGACAATCTTTTACCGCGATAAAACCACCTATCCTTTGAGGGTCGGAGATCCGGATGCCATCCCTGTAACTGAATACAAGGGCTATCGGTTGGTTGAAAAATATCCGGAGTTTCATTATACACTCAATGGCATTGATGTATATGAGCTTATTTTACCAAAAGAAGACGGCAAAGGACTGGTACGGAAATTCAGGATCCCGGATGCAAACAAGGAGGTCTGGTTTGCCGCTAACCTACACGATGAGGCTGTCACATACGAAGCCTCGGCAGGTAACTGGGACCATGAAAAACTGCGGCTCAATCCGCAGCAGGCCCGCGAATTTACCCTCATCATGACCAGCTATCCTTTAGTTTACAGTAGAAAAAAGTAATCAGATGAAATTAAAGACCCTAGCCTGCCTGGTAATTCTGTTTTTTATAAGCGCTGTTCCTGCTGACGATAAAAAAGCAAAGGAAGCGTATACCGTTGAGAACATTCCTATGCCTGAGGGGCTGACCAGCGAAACCGGGGGTATCGATTTTTTACCGGATGGCCGTTTGGTAGCCTGCTTTATCCGGGGGGAAGTCATGATCTACAATCCAAAAAGCAGGCAATGGACTTTATTTGCAGAGGGCCTGCACGAACCGTTGGGCATTATGGCGGTCAGCAATTCTGAGGTTTTGGTGATGCAGCGTCCGGAACTTACGAGGATTAAAGATACAGATGGCGACGGCAAGGCCGATGTATATGAAAAAGTGACCGACGATTTTGGGCTGTCTGGCAATTACCACGAATTTAATTACGGACCTGTAAAAGATAAAAAGGGCAATCTTTTTATTGCCTTGAATACGGCGTCCCCTGGTGGGGCAGTAAGGCCCGAGATCAGGGGTAAATTTAATCCCCTGGGCAGGGATTTGCAGACTGGGTTATATGAGATGTATGCTGTAGTACCTTATCGTGGCTGGGTAATGAAAGTTACACCCGATGGAAAACTGCATCCTTACGCTTCAGGAATGCGTTCGCCAAATGGCCTGGGCTTTGACCAGGAAGGAAACCTCTTTGTTACGGATAACCAGAGCGACTGGGTAGAAACCAGTACGCTGTATCATGTAAAGGAAGGCAATTTTTATGGCCATCCTGCCAGCCTGGTCTGGAATAAAAACTGGCCGGCTAAAAACCCCTTCGCTTTACCCATTAACGAATTGGAACAGCTGCGTACAAAAGCAGCAGTTTTGTTTCCCCAGGGAATTATGGCCAATTCACCATCGCAACCACTCTGTGATGTTACAGCTGGTAAATTTGGTCCTTTTAAAGGGCAGTTGTTTATTGGCGAAATGAACAGGGACCGTATTGTTAGGGTTATGCTCGAAAAAGTAGGTGGCGAGCTTCAGGGGGCCTGCATCCCATTTATAGATGGGCATGGCTTAAGAAAAGGGAACAACCGGCTCGCCTTTGCCCCTGATGGGAGTTTATGGGTAGGACAGATCGCTTTTGGCTGGAGTGGGGATCTGGGTATACAGCGCATTGTTTACAATGGAACACCTCCTGCTGATGTTTATACCATGACCCTGACCAAAGATGGTTTTGACCTGAGCTTTACGCAACCCATGAATAAAACGGAGGCGATGAATCCTGATAATTACAAGTTCAGACACTATTATTATAAGTACCAGCGCAAAGCAAAAAACGAAGGCGCTGATAATTCCAGACAACTTGATGTTCAGGATGTAGCGATAACCGGTATAAAACTATCATCCGATCAAAAAAAGGTATCCATAAAGCTGTCGGCATTAAAGCCAGGCTATGTATATGAACTGAAACTGGGTAACCTGAGCAGTAAAGAAGGTACACCTCTGGCCAATAAACTCATCTGTTATACACTCAATAAACTCCTTAACAATTGAACCCAGTAACCCGGCTTTCTTTCATCAGAAATACGGCTGTTTCCACAGCCGATGCTATGCTGGGGAACAGGTTTGCCGGGCTGATGTCCGATAAGGTTGCTGCTGCCCGTTACGATGTAATGAAGGAAGCTTTAAAATATAGAAAGATCGATGCTTATGCCCATGCCTATACTCAGGATGCGCAGGCAAAAGTACAACTGGCCTATGCGGATGATCTGGGTATCGAAAAACTCATCATCTCTGTGCCCATAGCCAAAAAAATGGGCGAAACACCTGCAGAATTTAAAGCTTATAACAACCAGGTACTTCAGGCCATGAAGCGGTATCCCGGCAGATTGATCGGACAGGTGACCATTAATCCCGTATATCAGAAAGAGTCGCTGGAAGAGATCCGTCGCTGCACAGACCAGGGCATGATTGGTATGAAACTTTATAACCAGGTGAGGATCAATAACCCGGTTTTTTATCCCGTAATTGAAAATTTTATAGATTACAACATGATCATCCACGTACATGGCGAAAGTCAGCTTGGTGTTGGCGGTTACCGGATGAAATATGATGTAAAAACCACACCAGAAATATCCCTGCCTGAAGATTTTGCCGACATGGCAAAAAGGTATCCTGAGGCCATGTTTCAATATGCCCATATTGGCGGGGGCAGTGACTGGGAGTATGCCTGTAAGGCATTTAAAAATCTGCCCAACATTTATGTAGATACCGGGGGTAGCAACAATGAAGAGCACATGATTGATTTTGCGGTAAAAACACTGGGTGAAGACAGGGTGCTTTTTGGATGTGACGGAGCTTAC comes from the Pedobacter heparinus DSM 2366 genome and includes:
- a CDS encoding RidA family protein produces the protein MKKVLLMLFLSSGYFSVSAQNNRSSSYADKSNTVVKHIGAAKATGGASAVVVNEVALAHTSQFLPVDKTGQLLGKNDPKKQLDQVFENIGGALKAAGSSLDQIVKINICIADAGLMPEVKRYLGSRFSAGKKPAVSFVSGDLVHPDALIGMDVVAVAPSAATKVKYLQPANLWSAKQQASVAILPAGGVVYVSGQAAQGKIAEATRETLKQLEATLHHLGLKKEDIVQLKSFICPATDIRIVEQEMADFFAGMTIPPTVYVDWLSTNPVVEIELIAAAPKSLQKPGKQIDFITPPGMTASPVYAKVTRVNYGKKVYFSSLYGENATHAKAEVAEIYTSLEKIAKQSGTDLNHLAKATYYVANDSTSNELNEIRPKYYKADSPPAASKAKVKGVGLKDKGICIDMIGVCF
- a CDS encoding plastocyanin/azurin family copper-binding protein, with protein sequence MFLIKRLIPLLFFFLQAMQLMAQGNDGVTEVTLKVMPGLQFDVVRFTVKPGALVKLSFTNTDDMSHNLLITKPGKRLAVVNAALQLEEKGPAMNYIPKSSDVLWSVPILSPEQTKSLSFKAPLQAGAYPYVCTYPGHGFVMYGVMYVNAEGKMPELKNDPNIPPARQEDKLADAGKHDMHHAHQQEMPKADHPYATVPPYLYRIFMEDASPAAIAVSLPQNLSYCWDAGVCRLRYAWKGGFVDNTALWKGHADATAKIIGTIFYRDKTTYPLRVGDPDAIPVTEYKGYRLVEKYPEFHYTLNGIDVYELILPKEDGKGLVRKFRIPDANKEVWFAANLHDEAVTYEASAGNWDHEKLRLNPQQAREFTLIMTSYPLVYSRKK
- a CDS encoding PQQ-dependent sugar dehydrogenase, with product MKLKTLACLVILFFISAVPADDKKAKEAYTVENIPMPEGLTSETGGIDFLPDGRLVACFIRGEVMIYNPKSRQWTLFAEGLHEPLGIMAVSNSEVLVMQRPELTRIKDTDGDGKADVYEKVTDDFGLSGNYHEFNYGPVKDKKGNLFIALNTASPGGAVRPEIRGKFNPLGRDLQTGLYEMYAVVPYRGWVMKVTPDGKLHPYASGMRSPNGLGFDQEGNLFVTDNQSDWVETSTLYHVKEGNFYGHPASLVWNKNWPAKNPFALPINELEQLRTKAAVLFPQGIMANSPSQPLCDVTAGKFGPFKGQLFIGEMNRDRIVRVMLEKVGGELQGACIPFIDGHGLRKGNNRLAFAPDGSLWVGQIAFGWSGDLGIQRIVYNGTPPADVYTMTLTKDGFDLSFTQPMNKTEAMNPDNYKFRHYYYKYQRKAKNEGADNSRQLDVQDVAITGIKLSSDQKKVSIKLSALKPGYVYELKLGNLSSKEGTPLANKLICYTLNKLLNN
- a CDS encoding amidohydrolase family protein, with product MNPVTRLSFIRNTAVSTADAMLGNRFAGLMSDKVAAARYDVMKEALKYRKIDAYAHAYTQDAQAKVQLAYADDLGIEKLIISVPIAKKMGETPAEFKAYNNQVLQAMKRYPGRLIGQVTINPVYQKESLEEIRRCTDQGMIGMKLYNQVRINNPVFYPVIENFIDYNMIIHVHGESQLGVGGYRMKYDVKTTPEISLPEDFADMAKRYPEAMFQYAHIGGGSDWEYACKAFKNLPNIYVDTGGSNNEEHMIDFAVKTLGEDRVLFGCDGAYLQGLGKIISSGLSENQKQKVFFGNYNNILRKSGRNIR